In Quercus robur chromosome 11, dhQueRobu3.1, whole genome shotgun sequence, the sequence tcaaaacattaattgtttttttttttcccataaaaactttttttaactgaattcttaaccagtgcccttaaggcactcgttagcatttaccatatatatatatatatatatacattgattttcttgatatatatatatatatatagggtcaTGCTAACAAGTGTTCTTAGGGTATTGGTTAagaatccattttaggaaagtattaatatcacttttatagaaaatgaaaaaaaattgtcaaaacattaattgttttttttttcccataaaaactttttttaactgAATTCTTAACCAGTACCCTTaaggcactcgttagcatttaccatatatatatatatatatatatatatatattaaaataagtaataaagaaGATTAATCATAAGTTGTActtctaaaagaaatattagagatatattaagaaaatcaaactaTCGCGCACCATTGGTACGGtggtcactttacaagtataagtacttgtgaggTGTGGAGAGTAAAAGTCGAgagagttttacacacatatacacttagattaggataaagtataaattctatcttgtataaaaaagaaaaaaaagaaagaaaataaatattaatagaaaataaaagaatccAATTAAGGaaaatagttcaattttttttttaatgaccttATCGAGCAAGAATGGATTGTACATCTTTTTAACGCTTATGGTGAAGTCAATATGGTAGCAGACAGACtaacaaataaaggaagattaCAACAAGACAAAAGTTTTTGTTTATGAAACttgcattatttttatttatgaaaagtATATTAGGGACAGTTTTCAAATAGGTACTTATAGAGAAGTGCTTGCAGATGGACATGTAATTCtgtaatctatttttttttaaaaataaaattcctcattgcatccaaaaaaaaaaaaaaaaattgaaatgaaaataatcTAAATTATTTCAGAcattttatatcttttgtgtGTAATAATCTCATATAAATTAAGCGATATcattataaaaagtaaaaacaatatcaaataaatcaccaaaatttttgtatcattcatttctttctaatttttctcCAATTGTTTTAGATgtcaaattatatttatataaaaaatataacaatcccataaaaaaaataagacatAAAAATATAGCTTTAATACTAAGTACCTGTTTGGGTAACGCTGAAATGCGGTGTGTCTACGtttcatcattattttattttttttatttatttatttattgagaagcacattttaatgttttttagtgGGTCCTACGTACTGTTTACAAGACTTACAAAcctttttttcaacaaaactttcgTTCCAtaatactatttacacatttaaaaattgaaagatgctacgtctacaatatttttacaacaaattataggcggttagttgttattggttcaaatttcaaattaacgCTAATGTTACTTTTTTGCTccaataataacaactaataacaatttaccacctaaaatttattataaaaatattataaacatatcatttttcttaaaaattatcTTACTGCAatactttcaatttttatagtttaatttttagcaaaataatcTATACCAAACCGAACCTAAGTGCCGAAGAACTAAAACCATCGTCGTTCTCGGTGGGACTCGACTCTGACTCACAGAGACAAAACcctcaattctctctctctctctctctctctcactcactcacacAGTCAGACACAAAAGGGTTCCTCAAAAAACCACTTTGAAAACAGAATcgaacctcaaaaaaaaaaaaagaaaccctttttctctctccttatctcagaacaacaacaacattaaaaaaaaaaaatcgaaaatcATGATAACTACTCCGTTTCTAACCGCCTCAACAGCCCCGCCGCTGCCACGTCAGCTACTCAGACCACCCAGATTTCACACCCTTACCCTTACCCGTGCCCGCACCCGTTTGGCGTTTGGGCCCGACCCGAGGAGACGCTTTGCAAGCATTTCTGCTTCAGCTTCAAGAAGTAGTAGCAATAAAGAGACAACTTCAATTGGTGTCAATCCACAACTCTCAGtgccaccacctccaccacccTCATATATGTAaccattctctctttctttctcactgtttctttcattcttttgcTGTGTATTGCaatttaacttcttcttttttgctttgtttgtaGAGGGTCACCTCTGTTTTGGATTGGAGTTGGTGTTGGGCTCTCAGCACTATTTTCATGGGTGAGAACTCAAAAAAACACAATACCCacttggcctttttttttttttatatttcttatcaatattgttttctttatgtgCTGTATTGTTTTTTTAACAAGTTCAGTGGAAATGGCAGGTGGCTACAAATTTAAAGGTGAGTGTTGTTTCTCTCCTATAAGGTAATGAGTACACAATTCATGTATTTCAATATTTGGAAAAATTAGCGGATGCGAAGACTCGGGTTTTTTTCTTATGGTCATGGATATGttgttattttttacttgtaaaAGAAATGAGTTCATGGGTGCGCCCATTTTTTTCTGTTACCATATCAAATATGATTTCTGATGTGTTTTAAAGAAGGCTGCATTGCTCTGTTCATTGCTTTGTATTGTTGCATAGTTGAATTTTAGTGTGTCAAATAGAAATAtgcaaaattttaggaaaatctTGGGACTATCAAAATGAGGTCCTGAGATTGTGTGTTCCTATTCCAAATGCAATTGTGTTTAGAAGGCTATTGATATTCAGTCAATCTTTGGTGGGTAAATATTTGGCTTTGGTGTGTGGAAGAGAGGGATCATTTTTGATGGAGGGTGTTGCATGTAAAATATGGGATTTATGGAGAGAATGGTGCTTAAAAGAATTTTCGGGCCCTTATAGAGTtagattaagaaaaagaaagttttttgagagagaggaaTGCGGGGAATTTCGAGAGATGTGAATTACTTCAAAATATGGGATTTATGGATAGAGTGGTGCTTACAGGAATTTTTGGGCCCTTAAAGGGTtagattatgaaaaaaaatcacttttttttttggaagggagagaaaaggggggggggggggtggtggggagATTTTTCCAAATTGACTTAAATCCAAATGGGGATGACTATAAAACTGGTTTTCTCATGACTTATTGTTTGGGACACTACACTGAtagtggtattttttttttaaaaccttttctTCTTGCGAGGGAAAAGAATCCTATAGTGGCAGAATATATAAGTGAGGAGCATGGAAATGCCAACTAGAATCTTAGATTTAATAGATTAGTGCAAGATTGGGAACTcaaattcttgattttttttgatGTATTATATTCTACCAAGGTCTAAAGGGAGGATGAGTATTCAATGATTTGGAAGCTTACTAAATTCAGATAGTCATGGCTTTCAATTAAACTCTTTTTATAATTCTCTAAGTTTGATGGAGGGAATTTCTTTCCATGTAGGAGTATTGGGAAGGTTAGAGGACCATCAAGATTGCCATTTTTTATTTGGACATCAATATTTTACCAATGGACCATGTGTGATGTTGAATTGTGGATTGTTGTTGTATGTGTAGATCGAGTGTGATACAGCTAGAGAGTTGTGGCCTTTGGTGTCTGGACTTTGGACTGTGATTGGCATGTTGAAAGGGATAGTTTGGAAAACATTGTAGTGGTGAAATTCTTGTGTATCATGTGATGTCTTTGGAGGAAGAGAAATGCAAGGAATTATAGAGATGTGAACTACCTGTGTTGGAATTGATGTTTCTGTTTGTTGTGCTTTCTCTTTGATTGAACAGTAGCCTTTAGTTCCTTTTCCTACCAGAAATGTGTGAGCTTTTGGatcttttgaattttaaatgttagattttcttttttggtcttCTCATGTATTTCCCATGTAGTAGGTTATCCctttttatttcactttttcttcttagtaaattctgtgtgtgtgtgtgtgtgtgtgagtgaggAGATGTGCTAGCTTCCATCTTTGTGATTGGTTGGAGCTTGATTTCTTGAGTTTGTGTgttgatgtgttatcgaaatgGTTATATTTGGTCCATCGTTCCTCATTGCctaatgtggtgtctttggagggagagaaatagtagatcttttgaagatattgagagaTCCATTCCGGACCTCAAGCtattcttttttagaactttattggattggttgtttgctatGCAAAAGCAATCATTCCCCTCTGTTATTGATTTCCTTGattcttgcaatttttgcatttgatttattgaccccttgtacactccctgtgtactagggtgttcctttttgatatcaataaaacttattacttattaaaaaaaaaagtgttattcctacatgtatgtgtgtgtagGATTTGATCCTCTTCATTACAAAGTGAAATGGAGAGTGTCCATTTAAAGGCCATGATTCAAAGTGAAATAAATCCAGGGTCTACATTATGCCAATTCATTTAATAACTGATAACTCTAGTTTAGTTTAACAACAGTTAATTTTTACTATTAGTTATTGAACTAGAGTTATCAGTTATTAACTGAGTTGGCATAATTTAGACCCTAGatatatttcattttgaatCTTAGCTTTTAAATGGACACACtccattttttccctttttcactttgaaatggagaggatccaaATCCGTGTTCGTGTGCGTGTGTGTGGGAGCGTGCATGTTAGTGTTTTTGCATATGTATGTGTGGCAATTATGCATGCATCCACAAACTATTGGTTTTACTATCATCAATATGAGAATTAAAAAGTATCACAAGCCTTAACACCATTACACTTGGATTATGGACTTTAACCCTAGTGTTGTCCAACAAGTAGTTTTGAAGACAAATTCATAACTAGAGGTGTAATTGCTTTGGTTTGGTTCAGTTGGTGGATAGGGAACTGAACCTGTCAGTTTTTGGAAAGGAGCTTGCAAGCCATTGAACCTCACTAATGTAACAGGTTCGGTCAGTGCGGTTCGGGTGTTTGGGGCTGGACTTCGAAATACATGCCCATGTGTCAgagtcatttttcttttaaacctacacaaaacccaaaacccaaaggATAAGAGttaatatatgtattaataaAGAATAAACATTAAAAGAGATGGACATCAATGGAGAGGACCTTGTCCATTGGATTGGCTGTTAACCTCAATCATATGGCTCTGGATCTTGAGCATGTTGTAGGCATTGAATGTGAGAACTAAGAAGATGGTGGTGCCACCCAGTgcgttctctcttttttcttaaaacaagTTCCTTCCAAGTCCTATCTCTGTTTGATATCACCCTTTTCTCTCATCAAGTTGTTGATGCTTCTAAACTTGAAggggaagaaataaaaaaagtgggGGGTGGGGATGGGGGTGTTTAAAGAGTTGTGGCGAGAGGAAGCATGATGTGGAGGAGGGAAAGCAAAATATCGGTGGCTaggatttgaatttcaaacgAAAGAAATGTGTGAGGAGGAATGAGGCAGAGTGATAGAGAGATCTGAAGAAAATGGGAATGTGAAGAAGGGACAAGGGGAATTTGATAACATGAGGGTGGGTTTACAAAAGGTTAGTaggttcataaaaaaatatatttgactTGTTCTCATTGTGTGAATTCTTGGCACTGAGACTGACTGAAACACtgaattgtttaaaaaattggaaCTAATACCGATGGCCGACAAACTGAAACTGGCCGGATTTGACTTTTTGGGTCTGTTCTGGTTGGTCGGATCAGTTTTTCAGTGGTTTTTTACAATCCTAATCATAGCAAATGCATGCACACATACATTCATTTATGCTTATTTATAAGATAGAGATGCATTTGTATATtgttatatcttaaaaaataaatgtatattgGTATCTTTTATTGTTGTGTCTGTATCAGTACGTTGTTGTGAGATTGATGTATACTCTCTTCTATGTGACATAGGGTTGGATCTTGTATGGCATAGCATAATTCAACCTTTCACTCTTTCAACATATATCCCAATCCTTGTAAAGTTTATTGTTAATCTTTCAGAAATATGCAATGCAACAAGCTTTCAAGACGTTGATGGGACAGATGAATActcaaaataaccaattcaacaATGCAGCCTTTCCTTCTGGATCCCCTTTTCCATTTCCTATGCCTTCGGCACCAGCGCCTTCCACTTCACCTGCTCCAGCAGCTTCTCAACCTGTAGTTACAGTAGATGTGCCTGCAACAAATGTACAAGCAGCTCCAGCAACTGTTCTCAATCATGAAGAAGAAGTAAAACAGGAACCGAAGAAAGTTGGTAGTAAACTTCTAAACCTAGTTTTAAGTTCCTAAAAGAATTTGTTTCTGCCTTTTGATCTTCATTGTATGCTGCATGTGCCTATTATAGGTTAGATGCAATTTGTGTGAGCCTTTTGAAGATCTTTCTTAGCTTAGatatataaatttcatttattaaCTGCTTCATTCATGTTTCTATTTTATAGATGATAAACTACTACTTGACCCAAAAGATTAAGTTGTTAGAAAACGATGAATATAATCATTTCACCATTATTCTAATATTTCCCTTGTGGGTCTAGATGCCCCTTAACAAGTGAGGGCCTATAGTTGGGATTTTAAAccttttaaatgggaggtagactAGAGatagtgttaattttttaagaaacattgGGCTGGGTCGGGTTCaggttgatgaattttcaaCCCAACTCGACTTGacctatttaataatttaaaaaatatatattttaatttgtatttttccaTTTACACCCTTAATACCTAACCCTCTCTAATTGTCTCATTATGTTCTCATCagccaaaataattttgccTCCTTTCTCTCCCCCTCACCTCACATCCTCCTCTGTTGACAACTGAAACCCTATCCTAACCCCACTTCTCTCTCTAACCTTTGAGTcctctctcctccctctctctttccccGAGCCTTAGCCTCTCTCTCAAGTGAGTCCTCCAAGCCAACTCTCTCTCGTTGCTATTTCTCAAGCAAGAGCTTCTCTGTGAGATAATTCTTTAGGCTACTTCATGTCTTTTTTCATGAGGTAGTctcatttcaataaaattattttagcctATAAAAAAAAGAGCTTCTTCGTGAGATCTCTTTTTACCTTAAATTTCGATCTAAAAATGCtatgttattttttagtttctgCTACTTGAATGCTACAAATCAAAGGTATCTTTAGAACTGAaattatttcattcttttcctAGATTTCTCTGCAACCAAACAGAGATTGTGATGAATTAGGATTATGGAGagtatatataattagattttttttttgtctgttaatttcattttgtttcttttgcatTGGCTTAATTTTGAGTGTCATTTCAAATTCATCAACCCGAGTAAATGACCCATGCctcatttgtttggtttgtttttgttttgctctgagaaaatagaggaaattgaagaaaaatggtTGTTAAGTTACTGTTAATAGTAGGGTCTTGGTTTTGGTATTGTGTATTTCAAAAatgatattataatttttttttgtaatgagcCCAATCCAATGAACCAaccgacccatgtgggttgctttggttttttgacttttttttttttgattggtaacTTTCACACACACTTGATGATTTGGTTTTTAGACTTGTGATGGGTTGGGAATTCTCCACCCGATGAGGTTGGGTTGTGTTGAAAAAACCCCCAAAACTGACTCATGCACACCCTTACCATGAAGTGATTTTCTTCATAATGAGCAGTCTCTTTGTCTGAGTTGTTCATTGCTCTCTCATTTTGGTCAAAGCTCCTACTATCTTTCCTTATTAAATCATTTAGTCGCTCAAACAAAATGAATGGATGATCTGATATAGTACTTGactgcttacttttcctttctcAGTAACCTTTATGGCAGCCCATGACATAGAGCTTTGATCACCCTGTACATTTCTCTATTTCTACTTTGGATTACTTCTACCATGCATCTATAACACCCCCAGCTCCTTTCTTAGCTGTTAATTTTGTCAGCATGGCCATGGTCAGAATGCTAGAATCAAAgcattagaaaataattaacaaGATAGCAAGTTATAAGAGCAAAGTGGGTGGTAAGGTTGTGGGGTTCAAAGCCTATCAGACGTGTAACttgccaataaaaaaaagggttcttTGTCTACTGCAATgtcaaacaatattttttgataagctgTGATATCAAACAATTTGgggaataaaattttcaaaggtACTTCTCTAAACTATAAATCATGCTGAAAACAAGTTCAACtacttatcccaaaaaagaagaagagaaaacaaGTTCAACTTGTAGGTGTGTTATGTCACTGataaattgaaaggaaaaaaaagaaagaaaaagaactgaGTTTGATTACCAATCCCACTactaaactttatgtatttcgAAAACACCTATTATGTTACCTCTGTGTGCCCCTTTACTTCATTTGAACATCATCGACCCCACTTGTCCCCATATTTTGTCTCACTTCCCTCCTCCAAATAAATTCCTCTCCATAAAACAGGATATAGTAGGTGCCTTACATTAACGCTTACAGATATTCTTGTTTATGTCTTAAGCATTTCTTACCATTCAGAACTTGAATATTACttattaagagaaaaaaagggaacaTTAAGAAAATTTCTGTCTTTAACAAATGATATCCATAATTTCAGTAAATTTGCAAAGTCTTTGGATTTATACCAGAattgaaaaaaagttttctaCAAAAATTCTAATGCAACATGTACTAACAGCTTTTGTAGATGTTTCTCCGGAAGAGGCTGAGCAAAAGAGTCCTTATGAAAGCTTTAATGATGTGACTGGAACAAGTTCATCCAAGGATGCTCAGACTGGTGGGGTGGTAAGTATTTGCTGTTGAGCTTTTGTACAAGTCTGTAATGGTTTAAGTCAAATATTTAAAGATTTTAACTTTGAGCATGGATGAAGTTTTCTCAAAATGGAGCTGCTTCTAAGGGCGTTGGTGGCACTGAATGGTCCCAATCTAACGCTGCTGGTTCTGGATGGTCCCAATCTACCCGTAACTCCACTGGTTCTGAGGGATCCCAATCTACCCGTAAGTAGTCAATTGTATTTCCACTAGCTACTGTTTCTAACAAGTGCCTTATCTTAAACTTATATCCATGACTTGTTTTACTGATAAAATATGTAAAAGtagttacttatcaaaaaaaaaaaaatgtaaaattagttATTTAACTTCTAGAATCTATTTCATAGTTCAAGATTCCTCCCTGGTCcagcttaatatatatatatatgtatgtatgtatgtatgtatgtatgtatgtattttgataagtaacacaAAACATCAATATATCTTTGAATTCATAGTACAAATATTATACAGTTTTGGCATCTCTTGAAACAATATAAATgaatttctatttgttttttctattttgatttcATATGATGTAACAGATAAATTTTGAATGTCAATTCCTTCCTTTTATCATAAAAAGGGAAGggattttggaatttttttttgcgaGTACCATGTCATATCTCACAATTGTCAACCATCACCATCTTAGCTTCATTATGCCTATCACCACCACAACTACTCTTACTGCTTTGCCCTCCACCACCATTTTTGCCACTATCTATTCACCACCTTTTTTTGCTACCAGCGCCATCAATGCCAGCACGTCCATGATTTGCTCTCATAACTGCCACTGCCACTACCTTCAATGAAAATACACCCCCTGCGCgcccccacccccccccacacacacacacaccaaaaaaaagtCAGCACTGCCATTACCATTTTGATACTTTAGCAATCCTCTGTCTTTCTCTCATGGTGATTTGGTTGAGGAGGTCGTCATTAGGTTAGATGGTGTGTTGTGGCACTTCTTGTTAGCAATTGGTATGTGCGCATGGACCATGTTGAATTTACCTTCAATTGTGGGTTTAAGCAAATTTCATATTGATCttagctctctctctccattcccAATTCCCCCAATTCCTAAATCCCTAATACTTTACTATCAAATCCATCTTGTCTAAAGAAAGGTCCCGGCTGACCATCCTCTCCCTCTTCATGTCCAAGCAAAACACCCACAAATGGATGACATGCACAGACCCAACTCAATTTTACACATTAAGAACTATACTTTTAATCATTCTACACTTCCAACAAGAGCATCAAATGTTGGGTAAGCTTAACAACTCAATGATTTTTCTTAGAATCTCAGTAATATTGAAAGATAGAGAAGCTCAAAAAGTATGGAAGTGAACTAACCCGCCAGGAACATGGTCTCGATGAGCTTAAATTGGAAGAACTTATTGAAACGTCATGTggcaagaaaaaataaataaagcacaATAGGGTTATATCTTATTTCAATTCCTTTTTTATGTCGATACTTATTATAGTTATGTTTAGAGTTTGAAATTGCTCAaataaatcttttctttttttaaaatgactATAAAGACAACAGTTCAGGCAATCGTTTTTAGCAAACATTTTGATCAAAATTGTGCTGGAATAAATCCCCTATGGCCTATGCATTCTTTGTGTATACTTGGCATTTCTCTTTTTCAGGTCATAAAATGTTCATTTTACTAATAGGAAAATACTATATTTGTATAtgttttgataagtaagatATTTTATTTAGAGAAAGGAAAGCTCGAAATGGCAAACTTCCTTAAAGTAATTACAAATGGACATTCATGTGGTCCAAAAGTTCAACAAGAGAGTTACAtaacaacaccccccccccccccccccccccccccaaaaaaaaaaaaaaaatcatcgtGTAATATTCAAACAATGATCTCAGCAAACTATACTTAATATCTAGCTTTGATATCTCTTCATCTTCAAAAGTCCTatagtttctctctctccaaatggTCCATATGATACAATGAAGAGTTGCTTGCCAAACAACCCAATTTCGATGATGTCTGCATGCTCCTCTCCATGTAAACAAAAGTCTTATCGCCTGTCTGGGCATTACTCATAACATCCCAAAGGCTGTAAATGCAAAGAACACAACTCTTGTGCTAGAGGACAATGAAGTGGGAAATGCTCTACTATTTCACAACTACACTTACACATTATACATCTATTAAGAACCACCACCTTGCTTTTAATAAGATTATCCAATGTTAGGATATAATTCAtggttactgttcatgcaaaaaaaaaaagccacctTGCATACCTTACTACCCCACAGACATTTCGAAGGGAAACCTTCCTTTTCTATCAGGAGTCCAAAATAAGCGATCCTCATTTCCTTCTGAAATCTGCATGGAGTAAAGCAAATGCATCATTTCATTCACCTGTTCTTATTCCGAATCATGAAAATCCTTGAAGAATCAAGAATTATAGGTTCCAATACAAACTTCCATTATCCCCTCTAAAAGTAATTAAAGAATTCACTGAAGCATCCTTATATGAGGCAATCAAGTATTGCTACGGGCACAATTCTTTCAGTGAATGATCTCCACACCAAACATTATGCCAAAACCTTACTCTCTTACCATTTCCTACCCTAAAAGATGGAGGGAGAGGATCTATCCCAACCAGCCTGAATTCCTTGCCACAAGCTACATCCATGAGGTCTTCT encodes:
- the LOC126707741 gene encoding protein TIC 40, chloroplastic isoform X1 — protein: MITTPFLTASTAPPLPRQLLRPPRFHTLTLTRARTRLAFGPDPRRRFASISASASRSSSNKETTSIGVNPQLSVPPPPPPSYIGSPLFWIGVGVGLSALFSWVATNLKKYAMQQAFKTLMGQMNTQNNQFNNAAFPSGSPFPFPMPSAPAPSTSPAPAASQPVVTVDVPATNVQAAPATVLNHEEEVKQEPKKVGTFVDVSPEEAEQKSPYESFNDVTGTSSSKDAQTGGVFSQNGAASKGVGGTEWSQSNAAGSGWSQSTRNSTGSEGSQSTPKPGLSVEALEKMMEDPTVQKMVYPHLPEEMRNPDTFKWMLQNPQYRQQLEEMLNNMSGSSDWDNRVMDSLKSFDLNSPEVKQQFDQIGLTPEEAISRIMANPEVAMAFQNPRVQAAIMDCSQNPLSIAKYQNDKEVMDVFNKLSELFPGVTGPP
- the LOC126707741 gene encoding protein TIC 40, chloroplastic isoform X2, yielding MITTPFLTASTAPPLPRQLLRPPRFHTLTLTRARTRLAFGPDPRRRFASISASASRSSSNKETTSIGVNPQLSVPPPPPPSYIGSPLFWIGVGVGLSALFSWVATNLKKYAMQQAFKTLMGQMNTQNNQFNNAAFPSGSPFPFPMPSAPAPSTSPAPAASQPVVTVDVPATNVQAAPATVLNHEEEVKQEPKKVAFVDVSPEEAEQKSPYESFNDVTGTSSSKDAQTGGVFSQNGAASKGVGGTEWSQSNAAGSGWSQSTRNSTGSEGSQSTPKPGLSVEALEKMMEDPTVQKMVYPHLPEEMRNPDTFKWMLQNPQYRQQLEEMLNNMSGSSDWDNRVMDSLKSFDLNSPEVKQQFDQIGLTPEEAISRIMANPEVAMAFQNPRVQAAIMDCSQNPLSIAKYQNDKEVMDVFNKLSELFPGVTGPP